One genomic segment of Bradyrhizobium prioriisuperbiae includes these proteins:
- a CDS encoding LysR substrate-binding domain-containing protein: MSFDRLPPLAAMRAFDALCRLKDFSIAAHDLNVTEAAIHHQLRVLERFVGKRLVDRGGPGSSKTTFDLTPAGKQAAVWVTTGFHQLRKGIDAARLDGQPIVIGVPVSFGFCWLSPRLRALQEAFPSQQFELKAYYGGDPEGRLPDCDVRVVYGVGRAIDEDIALLMRLEAFPVCSTELIGGGTNLSYNDIKTIDLLRDRTPDMERSLPDWRPWFGRHGQNPDQFRYGAVASNTFLNIEAARRGQGIAMAFGVLVADDLAQGVLTRISDSVYDVHCSYWIAVARSAPAQAHAVAHWFLSQAAAH; the protein is encoded by the coding sequence ATGAGTTTCGATCGTCTGCCACCTCTCGCGGCCATGCGCGCTTTCGACGCGCTTTGCCGATTGAAGGATTTTTCGATAGCCGCGCACGACCTCAATGTGACCGAAGCCGCAATCCATCATCAGCTGCGGGTCTTGGAGCGGTTCGTTGGAAAACGATTGGTCGATCGAGGAGGTCCTGGCTCATCCAAGACGACGTTCGACCTGACCCCTGCTGGCAAGCAGGCTGCCGTGTGGGTCACAACGGGCTTTCATCAACTGCGCAAGGGCATTGACGCCGCGCGATTGGATGGCCAGCCCATCGTCATCGGTGTTCCCGTCTCGTTTGGATTTTGCTGGCTCTCTCCTCGTTTGCGGGCGCTGCAGGAGGCATTCCCGTCACAGCAGTTCGAGCTGAAAGCCTATTATGGTGGTGATCCGGAGGGACGCCTGCCGGACTGCGATGTCCGTGTCGTTTATGGCGTCGGCCGGGCGATCGACGAAGACATTGCGCTTCTGATGCGTTTGGAGGCGTTCCCTGTCTGCAGCACAGAGCTCATTGGGGGCGGTACGAACCTGAGTTACAATGACATCAAGACAATCGATCTGCTTCGGGACCGAACGCCCGACATGGAAAGAAGCCTCCCGGATTGGCGACCTTGGTTTGGCCGACATGGGCAAAATCCTGACCAGTTTCGGTATGGCGCTGTCGCGAGCAATACCTTTCTGAACATCGAGGCTGCTAGAAGAGGGCAGGGAATTGCGATGGCCTTCGGGGTCTTGGTCGCCGATGATCTTGCTCAGGGAGTGCTGACGCGCATTTCTGACAGCGTCTATGACGTGCACTGCTCCTACTGGATCGCGGTCGCCCGTAGTGCGCCGGCCCAGGCACACGCGGTGGCTCACTGGTTTCTCAGCCAGGCGGCAGCGCATTAA
- a CDS encoding NAD-dependent epimerase/dehydratase family protein, with amino-acid sequence MKIFLTGASGFIGGAVASRLVQAGHSVRGLVRDPQKAEACRKFGVEPILSTLADTTLLTVEARAADAVINAASSDNRHAADTLIAALSGTGKTLIHTSGTSIVADEARGEPSDAVFDENMPRIPEPDKVARVALDNAVLTASGMRSIVLCNSLIYGDALGPNARSVQLPRLIDEARESGTAHHIGRGLNRWSTVHIADVADLYLLALDRAPTGFFAFVENGESSFRDMAQAIGQTLGLGEAQSMSTEDAIARWGREVAIFALGSNSRVRAKRARALGWNPQHKSAETWIERAVA; translated from the coding sequence ATGAAGATCTTTCTTACAGGAGCCAGCGGCTTTATCGGCGGGGCGGTCGCCTCGCGGCTGGTCCAAGCGGGCCATTCAGTCAGGGGCCTTGTACGGGACCCTCAAAAGGCGGAAGCCTGCCGCAAATTTGGCGTAGAGCCCATACTTAGTACGCTCGCCGATACGACGCTCCTGACCGTTGAGGCCCGAGCTGCCGACGCCGTCATCAACGCCGCCAGCAGCGACAATCGGCATGCGGCCGACACCTTGATCGCAGCGCTGAGCGGTACTGGAAAGACACTCATCCACACCAGCGGGACCAGCATCGTCGCGGATGAGGCTAGGGGCGAGCCCTCGGATGCCGTATTCGACGAAAATATGCCACGCATTCCGGAACCGGATAAGGTGGCGCGAGTGGCGCTCGATAACGCGGTGTTGACGGCCTCGGGCATGCGTTCAATCGTTCTGTGCAACAGTCTTATCTATGGCGATGCGCTCGGCCCAAATGCTCGAAGCGTGCAATTGCCCCGCCTGATCGACGAAGCGCGCGAGAGTGGGACGGCCCACCACATCGGGCGAGGTCTGAACCGCTGGTCCACCGTTCATATTGCGGACGTCGCCGATCTCTATCTGCTTGCCCTTGATCGTGCGCCGACGGGCTTCTTCGCCTTTGTCGAAAACGGCGAATCATCGTTCCGAGACATGGCGCAGGCCATCGGCCAGACGCTCGGGTTAGGCGAAGCGCAATCCATGTCGACCGAGGATGCAATCGCGCGATGGGGTCGTGAGGTCGCTATCTTCGCCCTTGGTTCGAATAGCCGCGTTCGCGCCAAGCGAGCACGCGCACTCGGTTGGAACCCGCAGCACAAATCCGCCGAAACGTGGATCGAACGCGCCGTCGCCTGA
- a CDS encoding ABC transporter permease codes for MLHYLMSQLVRGLAVVGIVACLNFALVHLAPGDPASIMAGEAGAADEKYLAQLRADFGLDRPLAEQFATYMQRLAKLDLGYSYRNQRSVASLITERLPATLLLTGTAFVFALAVGVTFGVIAALFAGTWLDGVICAVAMALYAAPTFWAALLSILLFSTWLNWLPPFGMTTVNESLAGLAYIRDLIAHLVLPSATLGLVYAALYTQTTRASMIEIASQDFIKTARAKALSPWRIAYAHILPNAILPVITLAGIQAGYLLGGSVLIETVFAWPGLGSLAFDSLMHRDYNLLLGIFLATSVMVVAINVCVDLLYSAADPRIGAQP; via the coding sequence ATGCTTCATTATCTCATGTCGCAGCTCGTTCGCGGGTTGGCCGTCGTCGGTATCGTCGCATGTCTCAATTTCGCCCTCGTACATCTTGCGCCGGGAGATCCAGCCAGCATCATGGCAGGCGAGGCTGGCGCGGCGGACGAGAAATATCTAGCGCAGTTGCGAGCCGATTTCGGGCTTGATCGTCCGTTGGCCGAACAGTTCGCCACCTACATGCAGCGCTTGGCGAAGCTCGACCTCGGGTATAGCTATCGTAATCAGCGAAGCGTTGCGTCACTGATCACGGAGCGGCTTCCCGCAACCTTGCTGCTGACTGGAACGGCTTTTGTCTTTGCGCTCGCTGTTGGGGTGACGTTCGGTGTGATTGCCGCGCTGTTCGCCGGGACGTGGCTGGACGGCGTGATTTGCGCTGTCGCCATGGCGCTGTATGCGGCGCCTACGTTTTGGGCCGCCCTGCTCAGTATCCTTCTGTTCTCGACCTGGTTGAACTGGCTGCCGCCCTTCGGAATGACCACCGTCAATGAATCGCTCGCAGGCCTGGCATATATTCGCGATCTCATCGCTCATCTTGTGCTGCCATCGGCGACGCTCGGTTTGGTTTATGCCGCACTTTATACACAGACCACGCGAGCTTCGATGATCGAGATCGCCTCCCAGGACTTCATCAAGACGGCGCGCGCAAAGGCGCTCAGTCCTTGGCGCATCGCCTATGCGCACATTTTACCCAACGCCATTCTCCCCGTGATCACGCTGGCTGGAATTCAGGCGGGCTACCTCCTGGGCGGCAGCGTGCTCATCGAGACGGTCTTTGCCTGGCCGGGTCTTGGGTCGCTGGCTTTCGATTCCCTCATGCACCGCGACTATAACCTGCTGCTTGGGATATTCCTGGCGACGTCTGTGATGGTCGTTGCGATCAATGTCTGCGTTGATCTGCTCTACAGCGCGGCCGATCCCCGCATTGGAGCGCAGCCGTGA
- a CDS encoding ABC transporter substrate-binding protein, with product MRPLSVVILSGVLAFFGAAAYAQERGGTLTAIIQPEPPILMVGVNIQGPTQTVAGKIYQSLLTYGFDLKPQPVLAKSWTVSDDGLTYTFKLQENVRWHDGKPFTADDVLFSCMTFLPETNPRARLTFSRVQEASAPDPHTVVFRLKEPFAPFLGAFEMGSAPMIPKHLYEGTDYRSNPANQTPIGTGPFKFGEWKRGQYIRLVRNDDYWKPGLPYLDQIVFRVIPDAASRRIALESGETQLSSFDNVEWFDLPALRANPALNYTDMGYEFFSPHAWMEINHRVPPFGDKRFRQALLYALDRTFIRDRLFFGQGKIATGPISSTTRFYSDDVKRYDFDLKKAEGLLDEMGLPRKTDGKRAAIKLLVMPYGETWTRLAEYAKQAWAKIGVETTLETTDAGAWAQRVANWDYQITFDYTYQYGDPALGVSRTYLSSNIKRGVLLNNTMGYVNPEVDALFNEAAVSPSDNKRAELYAKVQKLLVEDVPVLWLLEMKFLTFTNKRVHGLVSTGIGVNDSFEAVYLSK from the coding sequence GTGCGCCCGCTTTCTGTCGTCATTCTTTCTGGAGTTCTAGCGTTTTTCGGCGCGGCTGCTTATGCACAGGAGCGTGGTGGGACGCTCACGGCTATCATTCAGCCGGAGCCCCCGATCCTCATGGTGGGTGTCAATATTCAAGGCCCAACACAGACCGTCGCCGGCAAGATTTACCAGAGCCTGTTGACCTACGGCTTCGACCTGAAACCCCAGCCTGTCCTTGCGAAGAGCTGGACGGTTTCGGACGATGGACTGACTTATACTTTCAAATTGCAGGAAAACGTCCGTTGGCATGACGGCAAGCCGTTCACGGCCGATGATGTTCTGTTCAGTTGTATGACTTTCCTGCCTGAAACCAATCCGCGCGCGCGGCTGACGTTTTCTCGCGTCCAGGAAGCTTCGGCACCCGATCCCCACACTGTCGTCTTTCGGTTGAAGGAGCCGTTCGCGCCATTCCTTGGTGCGTTCGAAATGGGCAGCGCACCGATGATTCCGAAGCATCTTTATGAGGGAACGGACTATCGCAGCAACCCGGCCAACCAGACGCCAATCGGAACGGGCCCTTTCAAGTTCGGCGAATGGAAGCGCGGCCAATACATTCGGCTTGTTAGAAACGACGACTATTGGAAGCCTGGCCTGCCATATCTCGACCAGATCGTCTTTCGGGTCATCCCCGATGCCGCATCGCGCCGGATCGCCTTAGAAAGCGGCGAAACCCAGTTGTCCAGCTTCGATAACGTCGAATGGTTTGATCTTCCTGCCCTGCGCGCCAATCCGGCCCTGAACTATACCGACATGGGCTACGAGTTCTTCTCCCCCCATGCCTGGATGGAGATCAACCACCGGGTCCCGCCCTTCGGTGACAAACGGTTCCGCCAAGCCCTGCTCTATGCGCTAGACCGAACATTCATCCGGGACCGGCTGTTCTTCGGCCAAGGCAAAATCGCTACGGGTCCGATCTCATCGACCACGCGCTTTTACTCCGACGATGTCAAACGCTACGACTTCGATCTCAAAAAGGCCGAGGGCCTGCTCGATGAGATGGGGCTGCCCCGCAAAACAGACGGCAAGCGCGCTGCGATCAAGCTGCTCGTCATGCCCTATGGCGAGACATGGACGCGTTTGGCGGAGTACGCCAAACAAGCCTGGGCAAAGATCGGCGTCGAGACGACGCTGGAAACTACCGATGCGGGCGCCTGGGCCCAGCGCGTGGCCAACTGGGATTACCAGATAACCTTTGACTATACGTATCAATATGGCGACCCGGCCCTTGGCGTTTCGCGGACCTACCTGTCGTCCAACATCAAGCGCGGCGTGCTGCTCAACAACACGATGGGCTACGTCAACCCGGAGGTGGATGCCCTCTTCAACGAAGCCGCGGTGTCTCCCTCGGACAACAAGCGGGCCGAGCTCTACGCCAAAGTGCAAAAGCTTCTTGTCGAGGATGTTCCGGTGCTCTGGCTGCTCGAGATGAAGTTTCTCACCTTCACCAACAAGCGCGTCCACGGCCTGGTTAGCACAGGGATCGGCGTCAATGACAGCTTCGAAGCTGTCTACCTCTCCAAATAG
- a CDS encoding phosphodiesterase, producing the protein MLIAQISDLHICDDGALYKGVVSTNEMAMAAVRHVNSLFPQPDLVVLTGDVVEDGADTQYGVARRILAEVSAPLILIPGNHDDRDRLRAGFPQHRYMPQTGPVNYVYDALPVKVIAFDVTVPGAHHGHLEQNSLSWLDETLARDRHKPTVLLMHQPPFSCSVPYLDKYMCMEPERLASVIASYSNIERILCGHVHRGMQKLWCGTLVTTCPSTATQIALALREDAKPNSYLEPAACLLHHWTDGDGLVTHTSYIGAYPGPFPFA; encoded by the coding sequence ATGCTGATCGCTCAGATTTCCGATCTGCACATCTGTGATGACGGCGCCCTCTATAAAGGTGTCGTCTCCACCAACGAAATGGCGATGGCCGCCGTCAGGCACGTCAACAGCCTGTTTCCTCAGCCGGATCTTGTCGTGTTGACCGGCGACGTTGTGGAAGATGGAGCGGACACCCAGTACGGGGTTGCGCGCCGAATTCTCGCGGAGGTGAGCGCGCCTCTGATCCTCATTCCCGGCAACCACGACGACAGGGATCGATTACGTGCCGGCTTCCCCCAGCACCGCTATATGCCTCAGACGGGCCCCGTCAACTACGTCTACGACGCGCTGCCGGTCAAGGTGATCGCGTTCGATGTTACCGTGCCCGGCGCCCACCACGGTCATCTTGAGCAAAACTCGCTTTCCTGGCTGGATGAGACCCTGGCCCGGGACAGGCACAAGCCAACCGTCCTCTTGATGCACCAGCCTCCTTTCTCCTGCTCAGTCCCGTATCTCGACAAATACATGTGTATGGAACCCGAGCGGCTGGCGAGCGTCATCGCTTCGTACTCCAATATTGAACGTATCCTGTGTGGGCACGTGCACCGCGGCATGCAGAAGCTGTGGTGCGGAACGCTGGTCACGACGTGCCCGAGTACTGCGACACAAATCGCCCTAGCTCTCCGCGAGGATGCGAAGCCGAACTCTTATCTTGAGCCGGCGGCTTGCTTGCTGCATCACTGGACTGACGGCGATGGGTTAGTCACCCATACGAGTTACATCGGCGCTTATCCCGGCCCATTTCCGTTCGCTTGA
- a CDS encoding ABC transporter permease, whose amino-acid sequence MTRRFDVIRRHGGLLIGGLILLIVLAIALFADWVAPAGPWNMASAPLQPPSLNDLLGTDNLGRDIAAGVAHGARTSMLISLVSSVASLVIGITVGAPAGYFGGVADRFLMQVSELFQTIPGFIFAITLVAIFEPSIWAIVIAIVAVSWAPVARIVRAEVLSLRTREYVQASRLAGHADFSILCRDIIPNTLPVVVTYTAILMANAILLESSMSFLGLSDPNLMSWGYMVGASRSIVRLAWWAAVFPGLAIFLTILAINLIAAGLRQHLDPKRTRSLS is encoded by the coding sequence GTGACGCGCAGGTTCGACGTCATCCGGCGCCACGGTGGGCTCCTCATCGGCGGTCTCATTCTACTGATCGTCCTGGCCATTGCGCTTTTCGCTGACTGGGTCGCACCGGCCGGGCCGTGGAATATGGCGAGTGCGCCGTTGCAGCCGCCGAGCCTGAATGATCTCCTGGGCACGGACAATCTTGGTCGTGACATTGCGGCTGGGGTCGCGCACGGTGCGCGAACGTCAATGTTGATCAGCCTCGTCTCGAGCGTGGCCTCGCTTGTGATCGGGATAACCGTCGGCGCTCCGGCAGGCTATTTCGGCGGTGTCGCCGATCGCTTCTTGATGCAGGTATCGGAGCTTTTTCAGACCATCCCCGGCTTCATATTCGCCATCACGCTTGTTGCGATTTTCGAGCCTTCGATCTGGGCGATCGTCATCGCGATTGTCGCCGTGAGTTGGGCTCCCGTGGCCCGAATTGTGCGGGCGGAAGTCCTGTCGCTTAGGACGCGAGAATACGTGCAGGCCTCTCGCCTGGCGGGGCACGCGGATTTTTCGATCCTGTGCCGAGATATCATCCCCAATACGCTTCCGGTTGTGGTCACCTACACCGCAATCTTGATGGCGAATGCCATTCTGCTTGAATCCAGCATGAGTTTCCTGGGCTTGAGCGATCCGAATCTGATGAGCTGGGGCTATATGGTTGGCGCTTCCAGGTCGATTGTTCGCCTCGCTTGGTGGGCGGCGGTTTTCCCCGGTCTGGCGATCTTTTTGACGATCCTCGCGATCAATTTGATCGCGGCAGGGCTGCGGCAGCATCTTGATCCGAAACGTACCCGGTCATTGTCCTGA